Proteins from a single region of Pseudomonas quebecensis:
- the algG gene encoding mannuronan 5-epimerase AlgG: MGACAMNAQSLLVAAMLVASAPAFANTAAKAPTIAKELQQAKTYTISSPPTAPLEMAKPALPDLSGYTAAAMEKKIVRTKPGKISIRRMMQEDALKDFIGGDNKMAEWVVRQHGIPQAIFVDDGYMNLKDLLGKVPKQYLSETSPGVFLAKLPIVVGRKGILEIDKRTQELRLSQEAGSFLINDGQLFVRDTKITGWSEKANGPALFKSPKEFRPFLLAWGGTETYVANSKMASFGYANSKSYGVSISQYTPNMAKVLKRPEPTGWIIDSEFSDMWYGFYCYETTGFVLKGNTYKDNIVYGIDPHDRSHGLIIADNTVYGTKKKHGIIISREVNDSFIFNNRSYDNKLSGLVIDRNSVNNLIADNEIYRNHTDGITLYESGDNLLWGNKVISNRRHGIRVRNSVNIKLYENTAMANGLTGVYGHIKDLTNTDRDIALDPFDAKVSLIVVGGELAGNGSGPLSIDSPLSIELYRVSMLAPTKSSGISFSGVLGDRQEEILDLLVRQQKAVLIDPVERQTEMQD; encoded by the coding sequence ATGGGAGCCTGTGCAATGAATGCTCAAAGCCTACTCGTCGCGGCAATGCTGGTGGCCAGTGCCCCGGCATTTGCCAACACGGCGGCCAAGGCGCCTACCATCGCCAAGGAACTGCAACAGGCCAAGACCTACACCATTTCCAGCCCGCCGACCGCGCCGCTGGAGATGGCCAAGCCTGCCCTGCCGGACCTGTCGGGCTACACCGCCGCGGCCATGGAAAAAAAGATCGTCAGGACCAAGCCGGGCAAGATCAGCATCCGTCGCATGATGCAGGAAGACGCGCTCAAGGACTTTATCGGCGGCGATAACAAGATGGCCGAATGGGTGGTGCGCCAGCACGGCATTCCCCAGGCGATCTTTGTCGACGACGGCTACATGAACCTCAAGGACCTGCTGGGCAAAGTGCCCAAGCAGTACCTGAGCGAAACTTCGCCGGGCGTGTTCCTGGCCAAGTTGCCGATCGTGGTCGGGCGCAAGGGCATCCTCGAAATCGACAAGCGCACCCAAGAGCTGCGCCTGTCCCAGGAAGCCGGTTCGTTCCTGATCAACGACGGCCAGCTGTTTGTGCGTGACACTAAAATCACTGGCTGGAGCGAGAAGGCCAACGGCCCGGCGCTGTTCAAGTCGCCCAAGGAATTTCGTCCGTTTCTGCTGGCCTGGGGCGGCACCGAGACCTACGTCGCCAACAGCAAGATGGCCAGCTTCGGCTACGCCAACAGTAAGTCGTACGGGGTGAGTATTTCCCAGTACACGCCGAACATGGCCAAGGTGCTCAAGCGCCCTGAGCCGACCGGCTGGATCATCGATTCCGAGTTCTCGGACATGTGGTACGGCTTCTACTGCTACGAAACCACGGGCTTCGTGCTCAAGGGCAACACCTACAAAGACAACATCGTCTACGGCATTGACCCTCACGACCGTTCACACGGGCTGATCATCGCGGACAACACCGTCTACGGCACCAAGAAGAAGCACGGCATCATCATTTCCCGTGAGGTGAACGACAGCTTCATCTTCAACAACCGCAGCTACGACAACAAACTCTCGGGCCTGGTGATCGACCGGAACAGCGTCAACAACCTGATCGCCGACAACGAGATCTACCGCAACCACACCGACGGCATCACCCTCTATGAGAGCGGCGACAACCTGCTGTGGGGCAACAAGGTGATCAGCAACCGTCGCCACGGCATCCGCGTGCGTAACAGCGTGAATATCAAGCTGTACGAGAACACCGCGATGGCCAACGGTTTGACCGGCGTCTACGGCCACATCAAGGACTTGACCAACACCGACCGCGACATCGCCCTCGACCCGTTCGACGCCAAGGTTTCGCTGATCGTGGTCGGCGGGGAACTGGCGGGGAACGGCAGCGGGCCGCTGTCCATCGACTCGCCGTTGAGTATCGAGCTGTATCGCGTGTCGATGCTGGCGCCGACCAAATCCAGCGGTATCAGCTTCTCCGGCGTCCTCGGCGATCGCCAGGAAGAGATTCTCGACCTGCTGGTGCGCCAGCAGAAAGCCGTGCTGATCGACCCTGTCGAACGCCAGACCGAAATGCAGGACTGA